From Algoriphagus sp. NG3, the proteins below share one genomic window:
- a CDS encoding TonB-dependent receptor, which yields MKQKLYTYLSVLFFALLTISSGYAQNVQISGTVYDETGQPLPGATILVKGTATGTTSDLDGKYTISSPPDGTLIFSFIGYNPSEIVVGNQSVIDANLTPDLSDLEEVVVVGYGTAKKSQLTGAISSVGSKEIQELPITDARQALQGRAAGVDVTQAGSKPGSAPQVRIRGRRSFNASNEPLYVVDGIPTVGGIGDINPQDITSMEVLKDASSTAIYGSRGANGVVLITTKRGNVGKTVVSLDSYYGINEELGRIDVFNGPEFAEYKRESRRAVGTYPEGPATPEADLNIFEPVEIESIGLGRSTDYVAGLMRRGSIQSHQIGVSGGSEKTTFFISGNYFKDVGIVQNQDFTRYTFRINLDHQLNKKIKIGTSTLVTYSERNGENFNPIGGALAENPLGKPYDDDGNLIFLPTQDGLRTNPFAEVVPGAQVDETFRTRIFNSIFLNWEITKDLSYRFVIGPDFNFRRNGRFTGSQTNARRGADPTGSVNEQTQFNYTVENILTYQKTFGGDHNLKVDVLQSFQKDRWEETSINVLGIPAPSQLYHRLGDASQITGANTNLVEWSLLSYMARVNYGFKGKYLVTGTVRADGSSRFGDNNKYGVFPSVAVAWNMDQEAFLKNSSIVDQLKMRVSYGAIGNQAISPYQTQALLGRTSYAWDNTAAFGYRPVSIGNPDLRWETSTTFNVGADFSILNNRIFGSLEYYITTTSDLLAPQPLPNSTGFGGFTTNIGETQNRGIELSLSTLNIEKGDFLWQTDFIFTRNREEILSLPNGDDIAAGRFIGQPLTVFFDYKKLGIWQTEEKDEAAVYSDVPGTIKIQDTNGDGRINADDRVILGSTVPDFSLGLTNRFNYKNFDLSFFIFGRFGSMINSEFHTNFNYLAGRYNNLDVDYWTPTNPTNLYPRPNQDQEFPKYNTSLRYYDGTFVKVRNINVGYTFGKNVLEKIGLTSLRLYSSIQNPFIFSEYRRVHKGIDPEVFMDGEQGVGAGVVNANITPPTVQFTFGINAKF from the coding sequence ATGAAGCAAAAACTTTACACTTATTTGAGTGTACTATTCTTTGCGCTGCTAACTATCTCAAGTGGGTATGCGCAAAACGTACAAATCAGTGGAACGGTTTACGACGAAACCGGACAGCCTTTACCAGGAGCAACTATTCTCGTGAAAGGCACTGCTACAGGAACTACATCAGATCTTGATGGGAAATACACCATCTCAAGCCCTCCCGATGGCACGCTCATTTTCTCTTTCATTGGATACAATCCCAGCGAAATAGTAGTAGGAAATCAATCGGTCATTGATGCCAATCTAACCCCGGATCTCTCAGATCTGGAAGAAGTGGTAGTTGTGGGCTATGGTACTGCCAAAAAGAGTCAGTTAACCGGGGCGATTTCTTCCGTAGGATCTAAGGAAATCCAAGAACTGCCAATCACAGATGCCAGACAGGCACTACAAGGCCGTGCGGCCGGGGTGGACGTGACACAGGCGGGTTCTAAACCAGGCTCCGCACCTCAAGTCCGGATTCGTGGACGCCGTTCTTTCAATGCCTCCAACGAACCCCTGTATGTTGTGGACGGAATTCCCACGGTAGGAGGTATCGGCGACATCAATCCTCAGGATATTACCTCAATGGAAGTATTAAAGGACGCCTCCTCCACAGCAATTTACGGTTCCAGAGGTGCCAACGGCGTCGTATTGATCACCACGAAGCGTGGGAATGTCGGCAAAACTGTGGTTTCCCTTGATTCCTATTATGGTATCAATGAGGAATTAGGCAGAATAGACGTATTCAACGGGCCTGAATTCGCAGAATATAAAAGAGAATCCAGAAGGGCTGTGGGAACCTACCCTGAAGGACCTGCTACTCCTGAAGCAGATTTGAATATTTTTGAACCTGTTGAAATTGAAAGCATTGGGTTGGGGCGCAGCACTGACTATGTAGCAGGGCTGATGCGTCGTGGCTCTATCCAGAGTCATCAGATCGGCGTAAGCGGGGGAAGTGAGAAAACCACATTCTTTATCTCCGGTAATTACTTCAAAGATGTGGGCATAGTTCAGAATCAGGATTTTACCAGATACACCTTCCGCATCAACCTCGATCATCAACTCAACAAAAAAATAAAGATCGGCACATCCACTTTGGTTACCTATAGCGAAAGAAACGGTGAAAACTTCAACCCAATCGGCGGGGCATTGGCCGAAAATCCTCTTGGAAAACCATATGATGACGATGGCAATCTAATCTTCCTACCAACTCAAGATGGATTGAGAACCAACCCTTTTGCTGAGGTAGTACCTGGAGCACAGGTAGACGAAACCTTCAGAACCCGAATATTTAACAGCATTTTTCTTAACTGGGAAATCACCAAAGATCTGAGCTATCGCTTTGTCATCGGGCCTGACTTCAACTTTCGAAGAAATGGACGATTCACCGGCTCGCAGACAAATGCCAGACGTGGAGCCGATCCCACAGGAAGTGTAAACGAACAAACCCAGTTTAACTACACCGTCGAAAACATCCTCACCTACCAAAAGACCTTTGGCGGGGATCACAACTTAAAAGTTGACGTACTCCAGTCTTTCCAAAAAGACAGGTGGGAGGAAACAAGTATCAACGTATTGGGAATCCCTGCACCATCGCAACTTTACCACCGACTAGGAGATGCCTCACAAATCACAGGCGCCAATACCAACCTGGTAGAATGGTCACTCCTCTCCTACATGGCTAGAGTAAACTACGGTTTCAAAGGAAAATACTTAGTTACCGGTACCGTTCGTGCTGATGGTAGCTCCAGATTTGGTGACAACAACAAGTACGGCGTATTCCCATCTGTAGCAGTGGCTTGGAATATGGATCAGGAGGCATTCCTGAAAAACTCTTCTATTGTGGATCAGTTGAAGATGAGAGTAAGTTATGGCGCTATAGGAAACCAAGCGATCAGTCCGTATCAGACTCAGGCTCTTTTAGGCCGTACAAGCTACGCATGGGATAATACTGCCGCCTTTGGCTATAGGCCAGTATCGATTGGCAACCCAGACCTGAGATGGGAAACCTCCACTACCTTCAATGTCGGAGCAGATTTCTCCATCCTCAACAACCGCATTTTCGGTTCCCTGGAATACTATATCACTACGACGTCTGACCTGCTAGCTCCGCAGCCATTACCTAATTCCACTGGCTTCGGCGGCTTCACAACCAACATAGGTGAAACACAAAACAGAGGTATAGAACTGAGTTTATCCACTTTGAACATCGAGAAAGGTGACTTTTTATGGCAAACTGATTTCATCTTCACCCGTAACCGCGAAGAGATCCTTTCGCTTCCAAACGGAGATGATATTGCCGCTGGCCGATTCATAGGACAGCCGCTGACCGTATTCTTTGATTATAAGAAACTGGGCATCTGGCAAACTGAGGAAAAAGATGAGGCTGCTGTATATTCTGACGTACCGGGAACAATCAAGATTCAGGACACCAACGGTGATGGCAGAATCAATGCGGATGACCGGGTAATTCTGGGATCTACTGTGCCTGATTTCTCTCTTGGTCTGACAAACCGATTTAACTACAAGAATTTTGACTTATCTTTTTTCATCTTCGGGCGATTTGGTTCGATGATCAACAGTGAGTTCCATACAAACTTTAACTATCTGGCAGGTCGGTACAACAACCTGGATGTGGATTATTGGACTCCAACCAATCCAACAAATCTATATCCCCGACCTAATCAGGACCAGGAGTTCCCTAAGTACAATACCTCTCTAAGATATTATGACGGGACATTTGTAAAAGTCAGAAACATCAATGTAGGCTATACTTTCGGGAAAAATGTACTGGAAAAAATCGGGCTCACCAGCTTAAGACTTTACAGCAGTATCCAGAACCCCTTCATCTTTTCTGAATATAGAAGAGTACACAAAGGAATCGATCCAGAAGTATTTATGGATGGAGAGCAGGGTGTAGGAGCTGGCGTGGTCAACGCAAACATCACCCCACCGACCGTACAATTCACCTTCGGTATCAACGCGAAATTTTAA
- a CDS encoding DUF1080 domain-containing protein, translating into MKYTRNVLAALFTSFALASCAGEQKADDGWTDLFNGKDLSGWKAVAGTATFDVVDGTIEGVAVAGSPNTFLITEETYGDFILELDLKIEHLSSNSGVMARGQFDPAARDGQGLVYGYQIEADPSERAWSGGVYDEARRGWLYPLDLNPEAKSAFKMGEFNHYRIEAVGNEIKTWINGQEVAYVVDDMDKTGFIGLQVHSIQNPEDAGRKTTFKNVRIQTENLEPKAFNKDVFVVNNSLNTLTTYEKSKGWKLLFNGQNADGWKGAYKETFPESGWSVKDGILTIAATDGRESANAGDIVTKEQFSAFDLAFEFKLSEGANSGVKYFVTLSEGNKGSAIGLEYQILDDEKHPDAKMGREGNRTLASLYDLIKADKNGRFIKPIGEWNKGRVVVTPDNKVAHYLNGVKVVEYERGSQEYRDLVAISKYEKWENFGEAEKGHILLQDHGDEVSFRNIKIKQLN; encoded by the coding sequence ATGAAATACACCCGAAACGTACTCGCGGCATTATTCACTTCTTTTGCGCTGGCAAGCTGTGCAGGCGAACAAAAAGCGGATGATGGCTGGACTGATCTGTTTAATGGCAAAGATCTTAGCGGATGGAAGGCAGTAGCCGGAACCGCCACCTTTGATGTGGTAGATGGAACTATCGAAGGAGTGGCAGTAGCCGGATCTCCCAACACTTTTTTGATTACGGAGGAAACCTACGGGGATTTTATCCTGGAACTCGATCTAAAGATCGAACACCTTTCCAGCAATTCCGGAGTGATGGCCAGAGGACAGTTTGATCCGGCAGCCAGAGATGGGCAAGGCTTGGTTTATGGATACCAAATTGAAGCAGACCCTTCGGAAAGAGCCTGGTCTGGGGGCGTGTATGATGAAGCCAGAAGAGGATGGCTATACCCCCTGGATCTGAATCCAGAAGCAAAATCCGCCTTCAAAATGGGGGAATTCAATCATTACAGGATAGAGGCCGTAGGCAATGAAATCAAAACCTGGATCAATGGGCAGGAAGTAGCCTATGTGGTGGATGATATGGATAAAACTGGATTCATAGGCTTGCAGGTTCATAGCATCCAAAATCCAGAAGATGCAGGCAGAAAGACCACGTTTAAAAATGTACGGATCCAAACTGAAAACCTTGAACCAAAAGCATTTAACAAAGATGTATTTGTAGTCAACAATAGCTTGAACACATTGACAACATATGAAAAAAGCAAGGGATGGAAATTGCTTTTCAACGGGCAGAATGCGGATGGGTGGAAAGGTGCCTATAAGGAAACATTCCCCGAATCAGGATGGTCCGTTAAAGATGGAATTCTGACTATTGCAGCTACAGACGGAAGAGAGTCCGCCAATGCCGGGGATATTGTGACCAAAGAGCAATTTTCAGCTTTTGACCTGGCATTCGAATTCAAGCTGAGCGAAGGTGCCAATTCCGGTGTGAAATATTTCGTCACACTTTCTGAAGGAAACAAGGGGTCTGCCATTGGGTTGGAATATCAGATCCTAGACGATGAAAAGCATCCAGATGCCAAAATGGGCAGAGAGGGTAACCGTACCCTGGCTTCTTTATACGATCTGATAAAAGCTGATAAAAACGGCAGGTTCATAAAGCCTATAGGAGAATGGAACAAAGGAAGAGTAGTAGTGACACCTGATAACAAGGTGGCCCACTACCTGAACGGGGTAAAAGTAGTGGAATATGAAAGAGGCTCCCAAGAATATCGTGATTTGGTAGCCATCAGTAAGTATGAAAAGTGGGAGAATTTTGGAGAAGCCGAGAAAGGACATATACTCCTACAGGATCATGGTGATGAAGTAAGTTTCAGGAATATAAAAATCAAACAGCTGAACTAA
- a CDS encoding class I SAM-dependent RNA methyltransferase, translating to MLDFNLKGKVFVTCKDRSVSYLEKEVRELGYVPESVSRTGIELRATMEECMDLNLYLRTASQVLYEIKSFYLRNADDIYRRFKAIPWEEYLDVDGYFSVNSVAENESITTPLIVNVKVKDAIVDRFRELKGRRPDSGSDFNGLVFQVYWKDTQCSVYINTSGDTLAKHGYRKIPGKAPMMEALAAATIYATEWNTRVPFINPMCGSGTLAIEAALMATKRYPGLYRDDYSFQHILGYDEEAFLAKKRKLESKIMELPDLKIIASDISLQAISFAQENAITAGVDHMIEFQVCDFAETGIPERPRGVIMFNPEYGERLGENEELELTYKRMGDFLKQKCAGYRGYIFTGNLELAKKIGLKANRRIEFWNGTIDCRLLKYELYEGKKEE from the coding sequence ATGCTTGATTTTAATCTCAAAGGAAAAGTTTTTGTTACCTGTAAGGACCGCTCGGTCTCATACTTGGAAAAGGAAGTCCGTGAACTTGGTTATGTGCCTGAATCTGTCTCCAGGACAGGTATAGAATTACGGGCAACCATGGAAGAGTGCATGGATCTCAACCTGTACCTTCGTACGGCCTCCCAGGTACTCTATGAAATCAAATCCTTCTACCTGCGTAATGCAGATGATATCTACCGTAGGTTCAAAGCGATTCCCTGGGAAGAGTATTTGGATGTGGATGGTTATTTCTCAGTGAATTCCGTGGCGGAGAATGAAAGCATCACTACACCCTTGATCGTCAATGTAAAAGTGAAAGACGCCATTGTAGATCGCTTTAGGGAACTGAAGGGTAGGAGACCGGATTCCGGATCAGATTTCAATGGCTTGGTTTTTCAGGTTTATTGGAAAGACACACAATGCTCGGTATATATCAATACCTCCGGGGACACGCTGGCCAAACACGGCTACCGCAAAATACCCGGAAAAGCGCCTATGATGGAGGCTTTGGCCGCAGCTACAATCTATGCGACCGAATGGAATACCCGTGTCCCTTTTATCAATCCCATGTGCGGATCGGGTACTTTGGCAATAGAGGCAGCACTGATGGCTACCAAGCGCTATCCGGGATTGTACCGGGATGATTATTCATTCCAACATATTTTAGGGTACGATGAGGAGGCTTTTTTGGCTAAAAAGAGAAAGTTGGAAAGCAAAATCATGGAGCTTCCGGACTTGAAGATCATAGCCTCTGATATTTCCTTACAGGCGATATCCTTTGCCCAAGAAAATGCAATAACAGCCGGGGTGGATCATATGATTGAGTTTCAGGTATGTGACTTTGCTGAAACAGGGATTCCAGAACGTCCCCGGGGTGTGATCATGTTCAATCCAGAATATGGGGAAAGGCTAGGAGAGAATGAAGAACTCGAACTCACTTATAAGAGAATGGGGGATTTCCTGAAGCAGAAATGCGCCGGATACCGGGGCTATATTTTCACAGGAAATTTGGAATTGGCAAAGAAAATCGGGCTAAAAGCGAATAGGAGAATAGAATTCTGGAATGGGACAATCGATTGCCGATTGCTGAAGTATGAACTGTACGAGGGGAAAAAAGAGGAATGA
- a CDS encoding DUF4301 family protein produces the protein MENHLKQQILKQGMNPETVAQQIQHFENGFPFLDITAPATPGDGIKVLNEKDLMHYLKTYPEKAGQIEVVKFVPASGAASRMFKDLFAFLEGDGDISNSAFVQKFMNNIEKFAFYEDLDQQLKKQGSSISHALDTKDYKSLLAALLFDEGLGYGNLPKGLLKFHRYKDGRRTPAYEHLIEGVQYAVGKGSLVKIHFTVSPEHTEKFKQEIEQILPEIEQEHGVNFDISYSQQKKSTDTIAVNIDNTPFTEDDGNILFRPAGHGALLENLNDVSADLIFIKNVDNVVPDRLKEETKNYKMAIGGLLLEVQEKVFEALNKLDNHPDEASVSYAEQVFSTEMGGKLSDDFSTLSLEAKSAFLKMKLNRPMRICGMVKNTGEPGGGPFWVKEEDGFQSLQILETAQIDLNDPASKKHFNASTHFNPVDLVCATRNYKGESFDLLEFRDMMTGFITEKSKSGKDLKALELPGLWNGSMSGWNTIFVEVPLITFNPVKTVNDLLRDEHQ, from the coding sequence ATGGAAAATCATTTAAAACAGCAGATTTTAAAGCAGGGCATGAACCCTGAAACGGTGGCTCAACAAATACAGCATTTCGAAAATGGTTTTCCTTTTCTGGACATCACAGCTCCTGCCACTCCTGGCGATGGTATTAAAGTGCTCAATGAAAAGGACTTGATGCACTACCTAAAGACCTATCCTGAAAAGGCAGGCCAAATAGAAGTAGTGAAATTCGTACCCGCAAGTGGCGCGGCATCCCGGATGTTTAAGGATCTTTTTGCATTTCTGGAGGGAGATGGAGACATCAGCAATTCCGCTTTTGTGCAGAAATTCATGAATAATATCGAGAAGTTCGCTTTCTACGAAGACCTTGACCAGCAATTAAAAAAACAGGGCAGCAGCATCAGTCATGCGCTCGACACCAAAGACTATAAAAGCCTTCTGGCTGCTTTGCTTTTTGATGAGGGACTTGGCTACGGTAATTTGCCAAAAGGCTTGCTTAAATTTCACCGCTATAAAGATGGGCGGAGAACCCCTGCATACGAGCACTTGATCGAAGGCGTACAATATGCCGTTGGCAAAGGATCCTTGGTGAAAATCCACTTTACGGTTTCTCCTGAGCATACAGAAAAATTCAAACAAGAAATTGAACAGATTCTACCTGAAATAGAACAAGAGCATGGTGTGAACTTTGACATCAGTTATTCCCAGCAGAAAAAGTCCACCGATACCATTGCGGTGAATATCGATAACACCCCGTTTACCGAAGATGATGGTAATATTCTCTTCCGTCCGGCAGGCCATGGTGCTTTGCTTGAAAATCTTAATGATGTATCTGCCGACCTCATTTTTATCAAAAATGTGGATAATGTGGTTCCGGATCGACTGAAAGAAGAAACCAAAAATTATAAAATGGCAATTGGGGGACTACTTTTGGAGGTACAGGAAAAAGTATTTGAAGCCTTAAACAAGCTGGACAATCATCCAGATGAAGCATCGGTTAGTTACGCAGAACAGGTTTTTTCCACTGAAATGGGTGGTAAACTCTCAGATGATTTTTCCACTTTATCCCTAGAGGCAAAATCAGCATTTCTTAAAATGAAACTTAACAGGCCTATGCGTATATGTGGGATGGTAAAAAACACCGGAGAACCTGGAGGAGGTCCCTTCTGGGTTAAGGAAGAGGACGGCTTTCAATCCCTACAGATCCTGGAAACGGCCCAGATTGATCTGAACGATCCTGCTTCCAAAAAGCATTTCAATGCATCTACCCACTTCAATCCTGTGGACTTGGTCTGTGCCACCCGTAACTATAAAGGCGAGTCTTTTGACCTGCTGGAATTCAGGGATATGATGACCGGTTTTATCACCGAGAAGTCAAAAAGCGGCAAAGATCTTAAAGCGCTGGAATTACCCGGACTATGGAATGGATCCATGTCAGGATGGAACACGATTTTCGTAGAAGTGCCTCTGATTACGTTCAATCCTGTAAAGACCGTGAATGATCTGCTGAGAGACGAACACCAATAA
- a CDS encoding biotin-dependent carboxyltransferase family protein, with product MKDSIGYLKILQTGPGTSVQDLGRKGFAQYGVPLSGALDRKALLWVNHLLKNNPSDAALEICNPGFKVAFDSPTTICLAGAEAKVLLNGQEISSYGIQAIQSGDLLVIGTFQTGAVIYLGIKQGVQSKEIMGSRSWYQGITGSVYAKKADQVPYHSCPFPPDSTASKAKWNSHWAEDTVIEAYPGPEWELMDKKSQSQVESGDFTLSDLKNRMAIQLNELVPNSLPEMVTAPVFPGTVQLTSGGKVIILMRDAQVTGGYPRILQVTEDGLWILSQKKPGQKIRFLLKQLPWSND from the coding sequence ATGAAGGATTCTATCGGGTATTTGAAAATCCTCCAAACTGGGCCAGGCACCTCAGTCCAGGATTTAGGGAGAAAGGGTTTCGCCCAGTATGGGGTTCCTCTATCCGGCGCCTTGGACAGGAAAGCATTACTCTGGGTAAATCATCTGTTGAAAAACAATCCCTCTGATGCTGCTCTGGAAATCTGCAATCCCGGATTTAAGGTCGCCTTTGATTCTCCCACTACCATTTGCCTTGCCGGTGCAGAAGCCAAGGTACTGCTAAATGGACAGGAGATTTCCTCCTATGGCATTCAGGCTATACAAAGTGGGGACCTTTTGGTAATAGGCACCTTTCAGACGGGGGCTGTGATCTATTTAGGTATCAAACAAGGCGTACAAAGTAAAGAAATCATGGGCTCCAGAAGTTGGTATCAGGGAATAACAGGCTCAGTTTATGCGAAAAAAGCAGACCAAGTCCCCTATCACTCTTGTCCGTTTCCTCCGGATAGTACAGCTTCCAAAGCCAAATGGAATTCCCACTGGGCCGAAGACACAGTAATAGAAGCCTATCCCGGCCCTGAATGGGAACTGATGGATAAAAAATCCCAATCACAAGTGGAATCCGGCGATTTCACCCTCTCTGATCTCAAAAACAGAATGGCCATTCAATTGAATGAACTAGTGCCAAATTCACTTCCGGAAATGGTTACCGCCCCTGTTTTTCCGGGGACGGTGCAACTAACCTCTGGGGGGAAAGTGATCATATTGATGAGAGATGCCCAAGTTACAGGAGGATATCCTAGAATTCTGCAAGTGACTGAGGATGGACTATGGATTTTGTCACAAAAGAAACCCGGGCAAAAAATAAGGTTTCTGCTCAAGCAATTACCTTGGTCCAATGACTAG
- the pxpB gene encoding 5-oxoprolinase subunit PxpB has translation MKPQIRQITPLLYEFGWDSDISDNLLQQQLGFKELIEHEFNRWIEELRLGYKTLVIVLSRPLEAAVVNHWVRSIREEELSWQLPDRIWKIPVCYSPSTGRDLENIIVQKNINREELIFMHSQPLYRIHFFGFLPGFMYLNGLNEKLHTPRKSIPDRMVPSGSVAIGGAQTGIYPTSSPGGWHLIGQTPISTFDPAQKKPVFASIGERITFMPISEREFNRIKMKSEMPRSI, from the coding sequence GTGAAGCCACAGATAAGGCAAATTACACCTTTGCTATATGAGTTCGGGTGGGACTCTGACATCTCGGACAATCTCCTTCAGCAGCAGTTGGGATTCAAAGAACTAATCGAACATGAATTCAACAGGTGGATAGAAGAATTGAGGCTAGGGTATAAAACTCTGGTCATAGTCCTGTCCCGACCTCTTGAAGCAGCTGTGGTCAATCACTGGGTCAGATCCATTAGGGAGGAAGAACTCTCATGGCAACTACCCGATAGAATCTGGAAGATCCCGGTATGCTATTCCCCGTCAACAGGGCGTGATCTTGAAAACATAATCGTACAAAAAAACATCAACCGGGAAGAGTTGATATTCATGCATTCCCAGCCGCTTTATCGCATCCATTTCTTTGGTTTTTTACCTGGGTTTATGTATTTGAACGGGCTTAATGAAAAACTACACACCCCGAGAAAAAGCATTCCTGACCGTATGGTTCCTTCTGGATCTGTCGCTATCGGCGGAGCTCAGACAGGAATTTATCCCACCTCCAGTCCAGGAGGCTGGCACTTGATCGGCCAGACGCCAATATCAACCTTTGATCCGGCGCAAAAAAAACCTGTTTTTGCTTCAATAGGAGAAAGGATAACGTTTATGCCTATTTCAGAACGGGAATTTAATCGGATAAAAATGAAATCTGAAATGCCCCGTTCCATATGA
- a CDS encoding LamB/YcsF family protein, whose translation MSKLPEINCDLGEGIADERLIFPYIDTASIACGGHYGDESSISQTLALAIHFKKNVGAHPSYPDPKNFGRKTMKILDKDLKKSILIQILKFEQLAEKAGIPMEHIKFHGALYNDAVANPELADSLTDFIATYFHNTPIFAPPHSELEKYIIQKGLKHRMEVFGDRRYLDTYRLVPRSVFGSHMVTESDISSHLETLLGKGFLQSDSGNSLPIKADTICFHGDNPGINDFLPLIRKKFWS comes from the coding sequence ATGAGTAAACTTCCGGAAATCAACTGCGACTTAGGCGAAGGGATAGCTGATGAAAGACTGATCTTTCCATACATTGATACTGCCAGCATAGCCTGCGGGGGGCATTATGGAGATGAAAGCTCCATCAGTCAAACATTAGCCTTGGCTATACACTTTAAGAAAAATGTAGGTGCGCACCCCTCCTATCCGGATCCAAAAAACTTTGGAAGAAAAACAATGAAAATCCTGGACAAGGATTTAAAAAAGTCAATTTTGATACAGATCCTTAAATTCGAGCAACTTGCTGAAAAAGCAGGCATCCCCATGGAGCATATCAAATTCCATGGGGCACTCTATAACGATGCTGTAGCAAATCCGGAACTGGCAGACAGTCTGACAGATTTTATAGCCACCTATTTTCACAATACTCCTATATTCGCCCCTCCACATTCAGAGCTTGAGAAATATATCATTCAAAAAGGGCTAAAACACCGTATGGAAGTATTTGGAGACAGAAGATATCTAGACACTTACCGGCTGGTGCCCAGATCAGTGTTCGGTTCCCATATGGTGACTGAGAGCGATATTTCCTCCCATTTAGAGACATTACTCGGTAAAGGATTTCTCCAGAGTGATTCAGGAAATTCACTCCCCATAAAAGCAGACACCATATGTTTTCATGGAGACAATCCAGGAATCAATGACTTTTTACCACTCATCCGGAAAAAATTCTGGTCGTGA
- a CDS encoding 30S ribosomal protein THX: MKTKRGKVNRGTFGVRRPKRGINKKAQAESLDPKKSNK, encoded by the coding sequence ATGAAAACCAAACGAGGCAAAGTAAACAGAGGTACTTTTGGGGTACGTCGGCCAAAACGGGGAATCAATAAGAAGGCCCAGGCCGAAAGCTTGGATCCTAAAAAGTCAAATAAATAA
- a CDS encoding YdeI/OmpD-associated family protein, which produces MIEFKGKLEVFKFNHWQHHIPITDSISFQMMDENHRRVLVWIKGEGPFHMALMKAKEYWYILVNQTLRSRFNLDEKTTFTVKIARDHSEYGHEMPEELQVLMDQDEEGASYFRSLTPGKQRMMVYTVTKVKNPESRMKKALAIIHHLKLVKGKLDYKQLNELIKYYNNL; this is translated from the coding sequence ATGATAGAATTCAAAGGAAAACTGGAAGTCTTTAAGTTTAATCATTGGCAACACCATATTCCTATAACTGACAGTATCTCCTTCCAGATGATGGATGAGAACCACCGCCGGGTCCTGGTGTGGATCAAAGGGGAAGGCCCATTTCATATGGCACTGATGAAAGCTAAGGAATACTGGTATATCCTAGTCAATCAAACCCTCAGATCCCGATTCAATTTAGACGAAAAAACTACTTTTACTGTAAAAATAGCCCGTGATCACAGCGAATATGGCCATGAAATGCCGGAAGAATTACAGGTATTGATGGATCAGGATGAAGAAGGCGCAAGCTACTTCCGATCGTTGACCCCAGGTAAACAACGGATGATGGTATATACGGTGACCAAAGTGAAAAATCCGGAAAGCAGGATGAAAAAAGCCTTGGCGATCATCCATCATCTCAAACTGGTCAAGGGAAAGCTGGACTATAAACAACTCAACGAGCTGATCAAGTATTACAATAACTTATGA